Below is a window of Gaiellales bacterium DNA.
CCGGCAGGTGGCGGCACGCCTCGCAGCTGATCGTCAGCGTCACGCGGCCCGCGTCGTCGATCTCGCCGACCTTCGCCGCCTCGACGTAGTGCGGCCGGTCGGCGTAGTTGTGGAAGGAGAACCCGGTGTGATGGGTGATGGCGAGGCCGTCGAAGATGTCCTCGTTCTCGTCGCCGACGACGAGGAAGACGACCCCGACCTGGTCGCCGTCGCTCCCGTGTACCGCCCACCCGTGCTGGATCATCTTCCAGGAGACCGCCGTCATGAGCCGGATCCTACTCCAGGTCGCGCCGCTTGATGACGTCCTGGTCGCCGGCCGAGAACCGGCGCCGGCGGTCCACGTCGGCGGGGTCGACCATCTCGCCGTCACGCTCGACGTAGCCGTCGCGGCCGCCGATCGCGAGCAGCACGAGATCGTCGCCGCCGGCGTTCCAGAACCGCCGCGGCGTGGTCGTCTCGACGTGCACGGCGCCGCCCGGCCCGAGCTCGAAGGACTCGCCCTCCACCTCGAACCCGGCCGTCCCGGCGTGGACGAAGTAGAGCTCGTCCTGGCGGCGGTGGAAGTGGTTGAACCACTCCGTGCCGGGCGGAAGGACGATCGCATTCACGCCGAACGCCGTCACGCCCAGCTCCTGGCGCAGCTTGCGGAAGACGCCGGGCCCGAGCTCGTCGATCGTCGTCACCCGGTGTGCCATTCGGGCACTCTAGAGCGGGCGAGTGGCCGCGGCCGGAGCGGGGTATGATCTCGCCGATGCGGAGGCTGCCAAGGAGGGGGCGCGTCGGCGCGGCGGCGGTGCTGGCGCTCACGGCGCTGGCCGGGACGCCCGCGGCCGCGACGGCCCACCACCCGCCGTCCTGGCACGTCGTCCACCACGGAGGCAGCGCCGACCTGCGCGCGATCAGCCCGGTCTCGCGGCGCGTCGTCTGGGCGAGCGGCAGCGGCGGCACGGTGCTCCGGACCACCGACGGCGGCCGCTCGTGGAAGAACGTCGGCCCGAAGGGGACGAGCGCGCTCGAGTTCCGCGGCATGAAGGCCTTCGACGCCCGGCATGCCGTGCTCATGTCGATCGGCGACCACCCCGGCGACTTCCGCACGTACCTGACGTCCGACGGCGGCCGCCACTGGCGGGTGACGAATCAGAACACCAGCCCGCAGGCCTTCTACGACTGCATGTCGTTCTTCGACCGCCGCCACGGGCTCATCCTGAGCGACCCGGTCAACGGGCGCTTCCGCATCCTGATCACCGCGAACGGCGGCCGCAGCTGGCATGTGAACCCGGCCCGCAACATGCCGAGGGCGCACTCGCCCGACGAGTTCGGGTTCGCCGCCTCGAACGAGTGCATCACGACCTCGGGCAGGCACGACGCCTGGTTCGGCAGCGGCGGCACCGCCGGCGGGCGCGTCTTCGGCTCGACGGACGGCGGCCACCACTGGAAGGTGTCGCAGACGCCCATCGCGAGCGGCGACAGCTCCGGCATCTTCGCGGTCGCGTTCCGAAACGGCCTGCAGGGCCTCGCCATCGGCGGCGACTTCGCCAACCCGGCCACCGCGCCGCGGTCGCTCGCCCTGACGGCGGACGGCGGCCGCACCTGGACGCTCGTCGCCGACAGCGCCGCCCCGAACGCGTACCGCTCCGGCGCGACCTTCGTCCCGCACACCGCGGGCACCGCGCTCGCCGTCGGCCTGACCGGCAGCGACATCTCGACCGACGGCGGCTTCTCGTGGACGCGCTTCGACCGCGGCAGCTTCGACGCCGTGGTCTGCACGCCGCACGGCTCATGCTGGGCGTCGGGCGCGAACGAGCGCATCGGCGTCCTGCGGCGCGAGAACGCAATTGACATCCTCGGCGGACGCCAATTGCGTTAAGGGCTGAGCCCCGGCGGGTGGACGGTCGCCCGCCCACCCGCCGTGCTCGGCCAGCCGTGCGCGAGGCGGGGCAGGGGTTGCTCCGCGGCGTGCGCCGGAAGTTCTCGAACCGGACCTCCGGCTGGAAGCCGGCGCCCGGGAAGATCATCCGGAACAGGTGGCCGGACTCGGTCTTGACGTTCCCGCCGAAGTCCCGCTTGTGCGGCAACAGGTCGCCGCCCTGCACCCGGCGGGAGTTGTGGCCGCGGGTGGTCGGGCTCGAGATCATGAGCGGCGACTCGTGCAGCTTGGCGATCCATCCTCCGGTTCGAGCGTGCCCGGCCAGTCGCGCTGGGACGACGTTCCGTCCCATCCGGCGGGGCCGGGTCGGTGCAGTCGCCGCCCTCGCCGTCGATGGCATCGCAAGTACTCGAAGTGACCGATCTCGTCCGCGAACGCCAGGTTGTTGGCGTGCGCCGCCCACGTGTTCCCGCACGGGACGGCGGTGTCGTACATCGGGTGGAACGCATACGGCTGCACGTGGCATTTGGCCGAGTCCGGCTGGAACATGATCTGGCCGAAGCCGTTGCGCGTGCTGGCCGTCATCGACCCGTGCTGGCCCGTGTTCTGGTCGGCCGGGAAGCTGTCGATCGTGAGCGCGGCGCACCACTGCCGCGCGGTGCAGCCGAAGCCGTCGAACTGGGGCACGTGACCCGGCGAGTACCACTGCACCTCCATGAACGCGTTGCCGGGGTGCTTGCCGATGTAGTTCGGCGAGCTCGGGTTCGGGCTGACCTTGTTGTTCGCGTCGGAGTCCGGCGTGCAAGCACATGATCTCGGCGGCCTCGCAGGCCTGCCCGTACTCCTCCTCGTGTCCGCTCGAGCCGATCGCCGCCTGGCTCGATCCGAGCACGCCGACAAATCGCCGCCAGGAGCACGGCGACGACTTCGCGACGTCGCCTGGATTACTGCGGGAGCGGCACGGCCATCACCGCCAGCTCGCGCCCCCACTCCGACGTGGTCGTGCGCACCCGCCGGCCGCCCATCCGCGCGTAGAACCCGAGCGCGTTCGGCTCGGCCTCCCACTCCAGCGCCGTCGCGCCCAGGCCGGCGGCGCGCTCCGCGGCGTGGCGGAAGAGCTGCGACCCCGCGCCGCGGCGCATCCAGGCCGGCTCGACCCACAGGTGCTCGAGCACGCAGACGGCCTCATCCGGAGGCAGAACCTCGGCCCAGCCGACGGCGACCCCGTCCACCTCGGCGACGAAGGCGCGGGCGCCCACGAGCCGTTCCGGCGACAGGTCGAGCGCCGCCGCCCACGCGCGCACGCGCTCGCGGTCGTAGCCCCAGAAGCCCTTGGCCGCGGCCGTGATCTCGCGCAGCCGCTCGCCCTCGTCGGGGTGCGCGGGCCGGATGACCATTGGCGCACCCTAACCAGGCGGCACTGACGGCGGCGCATGGGACTAGATTCTCCCCGCGATGGCCACCGCGACGCCGCCCATGGTGCTGCACCTCTCGCTGATCGTCGGCGGCACGCTGCGCGACCGAAACGGGGGACGGCTCGGGAGCGTCGACGACCTGATCGTGCATCTCGGCGAGGACTACCCGCCCGTCACGGGAGTGCTGGCGCGAGTCGCGGGCCGGCAGGTCTTCGTCCCGGCGTCCGAGCTCGCCGAGATCGCGCACGCGCGCGTCGAGATGGTGTCCGACCGGATCGACCTCCAGCCGTTCGAGCGCCGGGAAGGCGAGGTGCTGCTGCGCAAGGACGTGCTCGACCGCCAGCTGATCAACATCGACGGCGCCCGGCTCGTGCGCGCGAACGAGATCGAGATCGCCCGGATCGAGGGCTGGTACCGGGTCGTCGGGGTCGACACCGGCCTGCGCGGCATCGTCCGCCGGGTGGTGCCGCGGCGGGTCGGCACCAACATGCCGCCCGGCGCGTTCCTCGACTGGGCGAGCGTCGAGGCGTTCACGGGCCACGTCCCCACGGTGCGCCTGCGCATCCCCCATCCCAAGCTGGCCCGGCTCCACCCGGCCCAGCTGGCCGACCTGGTCGAGGCGGCGTCCCACAACGAGGGCCGCGAGATCATGACCGCCGTCGGCGACGACAGCGAGCTCGAGGCGGACGTCTACGAGGAGCTCGACGCCCAGCACCGGCGCGAGTTCGTCGAGGAGCGGCCCGACGAGGAGGTGGCCCAGCTGCTGGAGCGAATGGAGCCGGACGACGCCGTCGACCTGCTCGGCGACCTCCCCGACGAGCGGCGCGAGGAGGTCGTCCGCCTGCTCCCGCCCGTGCAGCGCCGGCGCGTGCGCGCCCTGGCCGGCTACGACCCGGCCACCGCCGGCGGCCTCATGAGCCCCGAGTTCGTGTGCCTGTACGCGCAGGCGTCGAAGGCGGAGGCGATCGAGCGGATCGAGCGCAGCCGCGCCCCTGCGGACACGCTGGCCTGGGTCTACGTGATGAACCTCGACCGCCGTCTCAAGGGCGCGATCGCGCTCGCCGACCTGCTGCGCGCGCCGTCCGACGGCACGATGGGCGACGTCGCCACTTTCCTGCCGCCGCGCGTCTCGGCCGAGGCCGGGCTCGAGGAGGTCGCGCGGCTCATGACGGACTATGACCTGACCGTCGTCCCGGTGGTCGACGAGCGCGACCAGATCATGGGCGTCGTCAGCGTCGACGACGTGCTCGAGATGGTGCTGCCGCGTGGCTGGCGGCGCCGGTTCGACGTGCTGGGAGCTGATTGAGAGGATGGATGGCGGGCCGTGTATCTGCGCTGCGCGCGTTTCGCCACCGCCTCCTCCGCGGCAGGTCGGACGGCGCACCCCGCGGCCCGCTCAGCCGCGGCACCGCCCGCCTGCTCGCCGTCATCGGCTTCCTCGGGCCGGGCCTGATCGCCGCCAACGCCGGCAACGACGCCGGCGGCATCGCCACCTACTCGGCCGTCGGCGCGCGGTACGGCTTCGACCTCCTGTGGATGATGGTGGTCATCACGGCCTCGCTGATCGTGGTGCAGGAGATGGCCGCGCGGATGGGTGCCGTCACCGGCAAGGGGTTGGCCGAGCTGATCCGCGAGCAGTACGGCGTGCGCTGGTCGCTGTTTGCGACCACCTCCGTGCTGATCGCAAACGTCGGCATCTGCATCTCGGAGTTCGTCGGTATCGGCGCGGCCCTCGGCCTGGCCGGCATCCCCGCGCAGGTGTCCGTGCCGATCGCCGCGGTCGGCGTCTGGCTGCTCCTGATCCGCGGCTCGTACAAGGTGGCCGAGCGCATCTTCGTGCTGATGACGATCACGTTCTTCGCCTACCCGATCGCCGCGATCCTGGCCCGGCCGGACTGGGGCTCGGTCGGCCACTCGATCGTCGCCCCCGACATCCACGACTCGCGCGCGTACCTGTTCCTCTTCATCGCGACCGCGGGCACGACCATCACGCCGTTCATGCAGCTCTACGTCCAGTCGGCCGTGGTCGAGCGCGGCGTCGGCGTCGACGAGCTGAACATGGAGCGGGCCGAGGTGACCTCGGGGTCGATCTTCGCGAACCTCGTCGCGATGTTCATCATCATCGCCACCGGCGCGACCCTCTACCTGCACGGCGAGCACGACATCTCGACGGCGTCGCAGGCGGCCAAGGCGCTCGAGCCGTTCGCCGGCCAGTACGCAGAGGTGCTCTTCGCCGTCGGCCTGCTGGGCGCCAGCCTGCTCGCCGCCGCGATCCTGCCGGTCACCGCCGCGTACGTGATCGCGGAGACGTTCGGCTTCGAGAAGGGGATCAGCCGCCGCATCCACGAGGCTCCGGTCTTCGTCGCGGTGATCACCGCCCTGATCCTGATCGGCACCATCGTCGCGATCATCCCCGGCATCCCCGTCATCGCCCTGCTGGTCGGCGTGCAGGTCGTGAACGGCGCGCTGCTGCCCGTGCTCCTGATCTTCATCTGGCGGCTCGCGAGCGACCGCGAGCTGATGGGCGACTACCGCAACGGCCGGTTCTTCAACGTCATCGCCGGGCTGACGGTGGTGGCGACGTCGGCGCTCTCGATCACCCTTCTCGCCGTGACCATCGGCGCGCCCTTCTTGTCGTGACCATCGGAGCGCCGTTCCTGTAGGTTCCCGCGCGTGCGCGAGGAGCCGTTCTCGGTTCCGGTCGGCGGCGGGGAGCTCGCCGGCCACCGCGGCGGCGACGGGCCGCCGGCCCTGATCCTGCACGGCGGCCCGGCCTGGCCGGACTACACCGAGGGCCTCGCCGCCGAGCTCGGCGGGCTGCTCGAGACGCACCGCTACACCCAGCGCGGCACGCGGCCGTCGACGATGGAAGGCCCGTTCACGATCGAGGCGCACATGGACGACGCGGTCGCGGTGCTCGACCACTTCGCGATCGAGCGGGCCTGGGTCGTCGGCCACTCGTGGGGCGGGCACCTGGCGCTGCACCTCGTGGTGGCGCACCCCGACCGGCTGCTCGGCGTGATCTGCGTGAACGCGCTGGGCGCGTTCGACCGCGTGTTCGCGGAGTTCGGGGCCAACCTGCGCCGCTCCATGCGCCCCGAGGATGTCGCCCGGATCGAGGAGATCGAGGACAGCCGCCGCCGCGGCGAGGTCACCGAGGCCGCCCTCGTCGAGCGCTCGCAGCTCGTGTGGCCGCGCTACTTCGCCGACCCGGACGCCGCGCCGCCGCACCCGGCCGACCGGATCGGCGTCGAGTGCTCGACCGGGACGAACGCGTCGATCTCCGACCACTTCAACCGCTTCACCCTTGCCACCGGCCTGCCGTCGGCGAAGCTGCCGGCGCTCTTCCTGCACGGCGAGCGCGACCCGCTGCCGGTGTCGTCGTCGCTCGAGGCGGCCGCCCTCGTGCCGGGCGCCTGGGTGGAGACGATCCCGGACTGCGGCCACTTCCCCTGGCTCGAGCGCCCGGGCGAGATCCGCCGCGCGGCCGAGCGCTTCCTGCCTACCCCTGAATAAACGGGGTCAGACCCCCGTTAGTCATCGGCGTCCCACTTGGGGTGGTGACGGCGGGCCCAGTCGCGCCGCACCGTGCCGAGCACCATGCCCCGCAGCGAGTGGCGGGTCGAGGCGTTGACCAGCACCAGGTAGAGGTGGCCGGCGACCAGCGGCACGGCGATCCAGGTGGCGATGTCGTGGACGAGGATCGCGCTCGTGCGCCCGCGCACGGCCGCGTCGGTCTCCTGCAGATACATGAGCAGGCCGCTGACCGAGAACACCAGCATGAGCCCGAAGACCACGGCGGTGTTCAGCTTCTGCCCCGCGTTGAAGCGGCCCTGCGGCGGCTCGTCGCCGCGCCGCGTCACCGCCCAGCGCATCCAGCGCAGATCGTCCTCGTCGAAGCGGTCGACCTCGGAGGCGGTGCGGCGCAGGCGCCCGCCGGTGTCGCTCGCGACCAGGACGACGAGCCCCGCCCAGAACGCGATCGCAGCGCCCAGGTGGAGCGACTTCCACAGGCGCCGGTTGGCCGCCAGCTCGGCGAACGCCGGCAGGTAGAGGATCAGGCCGGTGGCGAGCAGGATGAGGAACGTGACCGCGAGCAGCCAGTGGAGCGAGCGCTCCTCCGGCCAGAACCGGCGCACGTAGACCGGCCGCGGCCGGCCGCGCTCAGTACCCGTTCGAGCGGCCGACCCAGGCATCGACGTCGTAGCCGTTCTGCTCCCAGAACCCGGGCTCGAGCTGCGGCACGAGCTCGATCCGGTGGAGCCATTTCACGCTCTTGTAGCCGTACATCTCGGGGATCACGAGCCGCATCGGCGACCCGTGCGCGCGCGCCAGCGGCTGCCCTTGCATCGTGTGGGCGAGCATCACGTCGGGCAGGGTCGTCTGCTTCATCGAGAGCGTGTCGACGTAGCCGCGCTCCATCGAGACGAAGTTGGCGTAGCGGGCGCTCGGCAGCGGCTCGACCATGTCCCACAGCGTCTGCAGGCGCACGCCGCGCCAGTGCACGTTCGAGACCGTCCACCCGGTGACGCAGTGGAAGGTGTTCGTCTGCGAGACCGCCGGCAGGGCACGCACCTCGGGCCATGTCAGCGTGACCGGCTTGCGGACGTGGCCGGTGATCTCGAGCCGGTAGTCGGCGGGATCGAACGTCGGCCACGGCGGGTTGATCGCGTAGATGCGCCAGCCGGTCGGGAAGACGTCCTTGATCGCGTTCGGGACGATCGAGCCGGCGTCGGCGATCGGGGCGTGCAGCGCCGAGGTGATGCGGTCGCCGAAGAGCAGGCCGATCCCGCCGGCGCCGACCACCGAGAGGAATGCCGCGCGGCCGATGCGTCGTTCACCCATCCCTCGCAGTATGCGGCCGATCGGTTGGCGTTACACGTGCGCCGGTCACAGTGTTCCGGTTCTTGCAAGGAGCGGCCGGCTATTCCTGCGGCGTGACCACGGGCGGCACCCGTGCGCGCTGCGCCCATACGACCGATCCGATCACCGTCAGCGCGACCAGCACGGTCGGCGCCGTCACGTGCTCGTTCAAGAGCAGCGCCGACCAGACGAGCGTCAGCAGCGCCTGCAGCTGCTGCACCTGCCCGCCGCGCGCGATGCCGGCCAGCGAGAGGCCGCGGTACCAGGCGAAGAAGCCCAGGTACATCGAGGACACGCCGAGCAGCACCAGCGAGAGCCACTCCGTCCCCGACGGACTGTACGAGCCGCGCGTGAACCACCACAGCCCGGCCGAGAGCGGGATGGTGAGCGGTAGCGCCAGCACGACGACCCACGAGATGACCTGCCAGCCGGGCATGGCGCGGGTGACCGTCGCGCCCTCGACGTAGCACCACGACGACATGAGCACGGCCCCGACCACGAGCAGGTCGGCCAGGAGGTCGTCGCCGCCGCCGGCGCGCGAGAGCGCGAAGACGACCAGTGCCGCGGTGCCGATCCCGGCCGCCGCCCAGAACTGCCAGCTGACCCGCTCGTGCGTCCGCATGACGGCGATGAGCGCGGTCGTGAGCGGCATGAACGCGGCGATCACCGCCACGTGCGCCGACGTCGTGCGCTCGAGCGCGAGCGCCAGCAGGATCGGCCAGCCGAAGACGGCGCCGAGCATCGTGAAGACGATCGGCCGGCGCAGGTGCGGCGGCGGGAGCTGCGCGCGTGTCAGCGCGAGCAGCGCCGCAGCGATCACCCCGGCGATGACCGCGCGGCCGGTGGCGGTCAGGTACGGGCTGAACCCGCCGACCGCCTCCTTCGTCAGCGGCACAGAGAACGAGAACATCAGCACGCCCGCGAACGCCCACGCCAGGCCCTCCCGCCGCACGGAGACGGGTGCGACGGCGCCCGGAGTCGTGGTCGCATCCACCGCCGAGAGCGTATCCACGGGCGCCGCCGGGACGTGGCAGCGGGAATCGTCGGGTTCTTGCAAGGAACGGGCAAGGGCCCGGAAAGACCGCCTCCCTAACGTGCTTCGAGTACGACGCCCGGCCTCCCGCCGGGCGCAAGCGACTCGGAGGGAGCATGCAGATGAGACGACGATGGTTGGTACCGCTCGGCGCGCTCGCCGCGCTGGCATTCCCGGCGACGGCGGCCGCACACACCGGCGGCCAGGCCGTGTTCACGCTGGCGAACGGGACGTCCGGCAACCGGGTGCTCGTCTTCGCCCGCGGGCACGACGGCACGCTCGCGCCGGCCGGCTCGGTCTCGACGGGCGGCGCGGGCACCGGCGTCACCGCGACGACGCAGGGCGCGCTCGCACTCAGCCCGGACGGCCGCCGCCTCTACGCGGTCAACGGCGGGTCGGGCACGATCGCCGTCTTCGCGGTGCACGGCGCCCACCTGCGGCGCCTGGCGGTCGTGTCGTCCGGCGGAGCGGGCCCCGCCAGCGTGACCGCCGGCCACGGCCGCGTGTACGTGGTGAACGCCGGCGCGCTGAACGTCGTCGGCTTCCGCGTCACCGGCGGCGGCCTGCGCCGCATCCACGGCGGCTCCGAGCCGCTGGCCTCGGGTGACGCGGGCCCTGCCCAGGTGTCGCTCAACCCGGCCGGAACAGCCCTCGCCGTGACGAACCCCGGCTCGAGCACGATCGACACCATCACGCTGCGGCGCGACGGCGCGATCGGTCGCCTGCGCTCGTTCGCGTCGGCCGGGGCGGCCCCGTTCGGGTTCGGGTTCACCCGTGACGGCGTCCTGGTCATCTCGGACGCGCACCAGGCGCCGACGAGCGCGGCGTCGTCGTACCGGATCGGCCACACCGGGGCGCTGCGGCTGCTCTCGGGGCCGGTCTCGGCCAACCAGCTGGCCGCATGCTGGGTCGCGATCGCCGGCCGGATCGCATACACCGCCAACGCGGGCAGCGGGACGATCTCGGCGTTCCGCGTCGACGGCCACGGCCGCCTGCACCTGCGCGGCGTCGCCGCCAGCCCCGGATCGACGAGCACGCCGCTCGACGAGTCCGTCACCCCCGGCGGCGGCTACCTCGACGTCCTGACCAGCGGCCTGCACAGCATCACGAGCTACCGCATCGGCAGCGGCGGCACGCTGACGCCCGTCGGCTCGGTCGGCGGCCTGCCCGCGGGCGACACCGGCGTCGCCTCCTCGTAGCGACACCCCTTCCGGGCGCCGGACCGGCCGGCGCCCGGGGGGAACCACGCGAGTTTCGAGGCCATGCCGTGGCAGGACAGGGACGGCCGCCTCGTGGGGACCGCGTTCGTGCTCCACGCGACGCTCGTCGGCACGTGGGCGGGCCGGGTGCCGGCGATCAAGCATGCGCTCGGCCTCTCCGACACCGCGCTCGGCGCAGCCCTGTTCGGGATGGCGGCCGGGACGTTGCTCGGCAGCTGGTGGGGCGGCCGCCTGGCCCGGCGGCTGGGACCTGCGACCGTCGTCCGCGGCGGCATCCCGGCGATGGCCGCGGCCCTGGTCGCGTCGGCGTTCGCGGCCGACCTGGCCGCGCTGTTCGCCGCGCTCGCCTGCTTCGGCATCCTCGGCGCGATCGTCGACGTCGCGATGAACACGATCGCCGTCGCGGTCGAGCGAGACCGCCGGCGGCCGCTCATGTCCGGCTTCCACGGCGCCTGGAGCGTCGGCCTGCTGCTGGGTGCGCTCGGCGCCAGCGCCGCGGCCGCTGCCGGCGTCGGCCCCGAACGCCACTTCGCGGCGGTCGCCGTCATCGTCGCCGGCGTGGCGGTGACCGTCCTGGCCGCCCTCCCCCACCCGGCGCCGCCCGTCCGGGCGGCCGGGCAGGGGCAACCGGCCTGGTCGGCCGAGCTGGTCGTCCTCGGCGCGATCGCCTTCTGCAGCTTCTTCGCCGAGGGCGCGGCGGCCGACTGGAGCGCCGTCTACCTGCACGACCGGGCGGGGGCAGGAGCGGCGCTCGCCGCCGCGGCCTTCGCCGGCTTCTCGGTCGCGATGGCCGCGTCGCGGCTGACGGGCGACCGGATCGTCACGGTGGTCGGGCCGGTCGCCCTCGCCCGGCGGGCAGGGCTCACCGCCGCGGCCGGGCTCGGGCTGGCCCTCGCCGTGCCGGTGCCCGGCGCGGGCATCGCCGGCTTCGCGCTCATGGGAGCCGGGCTGGCGCCGATCGTCCCGCTCGTCCTGAGCGCCGCGGGGGCGGTCGCCCACGGCGTCGAGGAGACACTCGCGCGCGTCCTTCTGATCGCGTACACGGGATCGATCGTCGGCCCGGCCGCGATCGGGTTTGCGGCCGGCCGGGTGGAGCTGCGGGCGGCGCTCCTGATCCCGCTCGCGCTGATCGTCTGCATCGTCCTCGGCGCCGGCCGGATCCAGCCGGCCCAGGGCGGCGAGCTTGCAAGAACCTGAACACCCTTCCGGCCCGCCCTGACACCGGTACGCTGGTGGCATGGCGTCGACGGCACCATCACCGCGTGTCCTCGTCGTCGACGACGAGCCGGTGGTGCGCGACGTGCTCACCCGCTACCTCACGCACGAGGGCTTCGAGGTGGACGCGGCCGCCGACGGCCACGCCGCGCTGACCGCGATCGAGGCGCAGCCCCCGAACGTGATCGTGCTCGACCTGATGCTGCCGAAGCTGAGCGGCCTCGAGCTCCTGCGGCTCGTCCGGCTCGAGAGCAGCGTCCCGGTGATCATCCTGTCTGCGAAGGTGAGCGAGCGCGAGCGGATCGCGGGCCTCGAGCTCGGCGCCGACGACTACGTGACGAAGCCGTACTCGCCCGGCGAGGTGGTGGCGCGCGTGCGCGCCGTCCTGCGCCGCGGCGGCGGCGAGCCGCGGGCACCGCTCGAGTTCGGCGAGCTCGTGGTCGACCCCTTCAGACGCGAGGTCAGGCGTGGCGGCGAGGTCGTCCGCACGACCCGCAAGGAGTTCGACCTGCTCCTGCGGCTGGCGTCGAGCCCGGGGCGGGTCTACACGCGCGCCGAGCTCGTCGAGTCGGTGTGGGGCTACGTGTGGAGCGGCGACACCGAGACCGTGACGGTGCACATCCGGCGGCTGCGGGCGAAGATCGAGGACGACCCATCGCGGCCGCGCCGGCTGGTGACCGTGCACGGCGTCGGATACCGGTTCGACGCATGAGCGAGACGCTTCGCCTGGTCGCGCTGCTCGGGCCGATCGCGCTGGCGACGCTCGTCACATCCCTCCTCGCCCGGCGGCTCGCGACCCGGGCCGGGCTCGCGTACACCCTGATCGCGATCGCCGTCATCGCCTCGCTCGTGACCGTCGTCGACCTGCTCGTGCTGAGCCACTTCATGCTGATCTCCCCCGACAACCCGGCCGAGCTCGTGTCGGTCGCGCTCTACTCCGTGACTGCGGGGGTGGCGGCGGCGCTGATCGTCGGGCGGTCGAACACCCGCGCGCTCGCCCGCCTCGTCGCAACCGCCCGGTCGCTTGGCGAGAACCGGCTCGACGCGCGCGCCGGCGAGCTGCGGGCAGCGCCCGAGCTGCGGCTGCTGGGCGAGACGCTCGACGCGGCAGCGGCCCGGCTCGAGTCGGGCATCGAGGCCGAGCGCGCGGTCGAGGCGCAGCGGCGCGACCTCATGAC
It encodes the following:
- a CDS encoding MFS transporter — protein: MPWQDRDGRLVGTAFVLHATLVGTWAGRVPAIKHALGLSDTALGAALFGMAAGTLLGSWWGGRLARRLGPATVVRGGIPAMAAALVASAFAADLAALFAALACFGILGAIVDVAMNTIAVAVERDRRRPLMSGFHGAWSVGLLLGALGASAAAAAGVGPERHFAAVAVIVAGVAVTVLAALPHPAPPVRAAGQGQPAWSAELVVLGAIAFCSFFAEGAAADWSAVYLHDRAGAGAALAAAAFAGFSVAMAASRLTGDRIVTVVGPVALARRAGLTAAAGLGLALAVPVPGAGIAGFALMGAGLAPIVPLVLSAAGAVAHGVEETLARVLLIAYTGSIVGPAAIGFAAGRVELRAALLIPLALIVCIVLGAGRIQPAQGGELART
- a CDS encoding response regulator transcription factor, encoding MASTAPSPRVLVVDDEPVVRDVLTRYLTHEGFEVDAAADGHAALTAIEAQPPNVIVLDLMLPKLSGLELLRLVRLESSVPVIILSAKVSERERIAGLELGADDYVTKPYSPGEVVARVRAVLRRGGGEPRAPLEFGELVVDPFRREVRRGGEVVRTTRKEFDLLLRLASSPGRVYTRAELVESVWGYVWSGDTETVTVHIRRLRAKIEDDPSRPRRLVTVHGVGYRFDA